From a single Fusobacterium ulcerans ATCC 49185 genomic region:
- a CDS encoding Crp/Fnr family transcriptional regulator — translation MNNQFMNEYSTIFKVIEKTPLFSALSKEEIREMLSLMTLKNYKKGEIIFEQDSSPNNIYIIENGIVKLFHKKDDIDFDIGTFTTGNCFGEVALIGILPYIGTAIAMCELSVLQFSKISLHKLSKTNIILFNKFLFNISREVCRRLYTIDKQLVNALEENSKLNNSIL, via the coding sequence ATGAATAATCAATTTATGAATGAATACTCTACTATATTTAAAGTAATTGAAAAAACTCCTCTATTCAGCGCTCTCAGCAAAGAAGAAATAAGAGAAATGCTTTCTTTAATGACTTTAAAAAATTATAAAAAAGGTGAAATTATTTTTGAACAAGATAGTTCTCCTAATAATATTTATATAATTGAAAATGGAATAGTAAAACTTTTTCATAAAAAAGATGATATAGACTTTGACATTGGAACTTTTACTACTGGAAATTGTTTTGGAGAAGTTGCTCTCATTGGTATTCTTCCCTATATAGGAACCGCTATTGCTATGTGTGAACTCTCAGTGCTGCAGTTCTCAAAGATATCTTTACATAAGTTGTCTAAAACAAATATAATACTATTTAATAAATTTCTTTTTAATATATCTCGTGAAGTTTGCAGAAGGCTTTATACAATTGATAAACAACTTGTTAATGCTCTTGAAGAAAATTCAAAACTTAATAATTCAATTTTATAA
- a CDS encoding rubredoxin encodes MKKYICEVCGYVYDPAIGDVDHGIKAGTSFSELPEDWTCPPCGADKHAFAELKGHDTNETEKFICEVCGYVYDPAIGDADHGIKAGTSFNALPEDWTCPPCGADKHAFRKLEY; translated from the coding sequence ATGAAAAAATATATATGTGAAGTTTGTGGATATGTTTATGATCCTGCTATTGGAGATGTAGATCATGGTATCAAAGCTGGAACTTCTTTTAGTGAGTTACCTGAAGACTGGACTTGCCCTCCTTGTGGTGCTGATAAACATGCTTTTGCTGAATTAAAAGGACATGACACAAATGAAACTGAAAAATTTATATGTGAAGTTTGTGGATATGTTTATGATCCCGCTATTGGAGATGCTGATCATGGTATCAAAGCTGGAACTTCTTTCAATGCTCTTCCTGAAGATTGGACTTGTCCTCCTTGCGGTGCTGATAAACATGCATTTAGAAAACTTGAATATTAA
- a CDS encoding peptide MFS transporter — protein sequence MLLDFINNLKKKYPSSFWLMCFTITWERFSYHGISTLLVLYFTTSVIKGGIGLSPKEATSLYGLYVGILHLTPLIGGWLSDRYLGQQKSIILGGTFISFGNFLLFTSSNIYQLYFGLLSVIIGNGFFKANGTNLVGNIYSHKSTLEREVAYSLFYMFINLGSFLAPFTAGLISDKFFAVRTITGEITHFGYKPMFLICSIIGITWTTAFLYLAPKYLKDIGKSPCYICKTEKKSIFSFDFTENEIKRIKAMGIISIFVILFWTSFYQSFSSITLYARDYVDRNLFGFIVPVPWFAALNAILGILFSPILAMLWSQLRKRNITIPVKISIGIFSMGIAFAFMTISVLTSGGMKANIIFIILAYVFNTLSELCVAPIGIAMFNCLSPKRYSTFFMGLWYMTMFFASIISGKVAGFTQDMGFLTIFLSLAVILFTMGSILYFSRKHLDNLMVVEDECDCRII from the coding sequence ATGTTGTTGGATTTTATAAATAATCTCAAAAAAAAATATCCTAGTTCTTTTTGGCTCATGTGTTTTACCATTACATGGGAAAGATTTTCATACCATGGGATATCTACACTGCTTGTACTTTATTTTACTACTTCTGTCATTAAAGGAGGTATTGGCCTTTCTCCTAAAGAAGCTACATCTCTTTATGGACTTTATGTAGGAATATTGCATCTTACTCCCCTCATTGGAGGATGGCTGTCTGACAGATATTTAGGACAACAAAAGTCTATAATTTTAGGTGGAACCTTTATATCTTTTGGAAATTTTCTTTTATTTACAAGTTCTAATATTTATCAACTATATTTTGGACTTCTTTCTGTCATCATAGGGAATGGATTCTTCAAAGCTAATGGAACTAATCTTGTAGGAAATATCTATTCACATAAAAGTACTCTGGAAAGAGAAGTTGCTTATAGCCTTTTTTATATGTTTATAAACTTAGGTTCTTTCCTTGCTCCTTTTACAGCTGGACTGATATCTGATAAATTTTTTGCTGTAAGAACTATCACAGGAGAAATTACCCATTTTGGGTATAAACCTATGTTTCTTATCTGTAGTATCATAGGAATTACTTGGACAACTGCTTTTTTGTATCTCGCTCCTAAATATCTTAAAGATATTGGAAAATCACCATGTTATATATGTAAAACTGAAAAAAAATCAATTTTTTCCTTTGACTTTACTGAAAATGAAATAAAAAGAATAAAAGCTATGGGTATAATCTCAATATTTGTTATTCTTTTCTGGACATCTTTTTATCAATCTTTTAGCTCTATAACTTTGTATGCGAGAGATTATGTTGATAGAAATTTATTTGGTTTTATAGTTCCTGTTCCATGGTTTGCTGCTTTAAATGCTATACTTGGAATACTTTTTTCTCCAATATTAGCAATGCTATGGAGTCAGCTTAGAAAAAGAAATATAACTATTCCTGTAAAAATTTCTATTGGGATATTTTCAATGGGGATAGCTTTTGCTTTTATGACTATCTCTGTTCTTACATCTGGTGGTATGAAAGCAAATATAATTTTCATTATTCTTGCATATGTATTCAACACTTTATCTGAACTTTGTGTTGCTCCTATTGGTATTGCTATGTTTAACTGTCTTTCTCCTAAGAGATATTCTACATTTTTTATGGGATTATGGTATATGACTATGTTCTTTGCAAGTATTATTTCTGGAAAAGTTGCTGGTTTTACACAAGATATGGGATTTCTTACTATCTTTCTTTCTCTTGCTGTAATACTTTTTACAATGGGAAGCATTTTATATTTTTCCAGAAAACATCTTGATAATCTTATGGTTGTAGAAGATGAATGTGATTGCAGAATAATATAA
- a CDS encoding PhzF family phenazine biosynthesis protein yields MERKLLIYDSFTTEVFKGNPAGVLLGADGLKDEEMQNIAKELGYPETVFLFLSKPEKIKVRFFTPKEEIDLCGHATIAYGTALVECGIIQVAEGENQIGIETNLGILPIVIKMKNNKVENVMMYQASPKIDQNFIINKNELAEALNISSDSFEDGIEIVKAYTGVWDLMIPLKRKEILNEINGNMEKIRKISEKLDIISLHPFYIEKIGTETKLYARNFAPIVDIDEEAATGTSNGALIYYLYTIEKIESGKIIVVTQGEKLGRKSEIMGKVQIKDEKLDVLIGGTAVKFVEGKIEI; encoded by the coding sequence ATGGAAAGAAAATTATTGATATATGATTCATTTACAACAGAGGTTTTTAAAGGAAATCCAGCTGGAGTTTTATTAGGAGCAGATGGATTGAAAGATGAAGAAATGCAGAATATAGCTAAAGAATTGGGATATCCTGAAACTGTATTCCTATTTTTAAGTAAACCTGAAAAAATAAAGGTAAGATTTTTCACTCCAAAGGAAGAAATAGATTTATGTGGGCATGCAACTATAGCCTATGGGACAGCTCTTGTAGAGTGTGGAATAATCCAAGTTGCAGAGGGAGAAAATCAAATAGGGATAGAAACTAATTTAGGAATACTTCCTATTGTTATAAAAATGAAAAATAACAAGGTAGAGAATGTAATGATGTATCAGGCTTCACCTAAAATAGATCAAAATTTCATTATAAACAAAAATGAATTGGCAGAGGCATTAAATATATCTTCTGATAGTTTTGAAGATGGTATAGAAATAGTGAAAGCTTATACAGGTGTATGGGATTTGATGATACCTCTAAAAAGAAAAGAGATATTGAATGAAATAAATGGGAATATGGAAAAAATAAGAAAAATTAGTGAGAAGTTAGATATAATCTCTCTTCATCCATTTTATATAGAAAAAATTGGAACTGAAACAAAACTTTATGCTAGAAATTTTGCTCCAATAGTTGACATAGATGAAGAGGCAGCAACAGGAACTTCAAATGGAGCATTAATATATTATCTTTATACAATAGAAAAAATTGAATCTGGAAAAATTATTGTAGTAACTCAAGGAGAGAAATTAGGAAGAAAAAGTGAAATTATGGGTAAAGTTCAAATTAAAGATGAAAAATTAGATGTTCTCATTGGGGGGACAGCAGTAAAATTTGTGGAAGGAAAAATAGAAATATAA
- a CDS encoding dipeptidase, which translates to MKIFDGHADIWFDVSAKRKNGEEYIVRDHHLERFKAGNIMGGIFIAYLDENAVDEEKEMMWMINSTIHEIKQNEDLYNIIKNSGDFNKGIISGKLNVLMGIEGLRAIKKNLDWLDTFYQLGFRHASLTWNEENDLGTGAKGDENRGITEVGKTTIKKMNELGMVVDVSHANEKTFWGIYETSTKPIIASHSNARSLCDHVRNLTDEQIKAVAETGGLVGAVAYKGFVDLAKEKQTIERYVDHIDHMVSLVGVKHVGIGFDFCEYLHANRTGKDMNPSGLEDASYAQNVIEELRKRDYSEEDIRKIAYENFMRIIEVTLEK; encoded by the coding sequence ATGAAAATATTTGATGGGCATGCAGATATATGGTTTGATGTTTCTGCAAAAAGAAAAAATGGAGAAGAGTATATTGTAAGAGATCATCATCTTGAAAGATTTAAAGCTGGAAATATAATGGGTGGTATATTTATAGCTTATCTTGATGAAAATGCTGTTGATGAAGAAAAAGAAATGATGTGGATGATAAATTCCACTATTCATGAAATTAAGCAAAATGAGGATTTATATAATATAATAAAAAACTCAGGAGATTTTAACAAGGGAATAATAAGCGGAAAATTGAATGTTCTTATGGGAATAGAAGGACTTAGAGCAATAAAGAAAAACTTGGATTGGCTGGATACTTTTTATCAGCTAGGTTTTAGACATGCCTCACTTACTTGGAATGAAGAAAATGATCTTGGAACAGGAGCAAAGGGCGATGAAAACAGAGGTATAACAGAAGTAGGAAAAACAACTATAAAAAAAATGAACGAATTGGGAATGGTAGTAGATGTATCTCATGCCAATGAAAAAACTTTCTGGGGAATCTATGAAACAAGTACTAAACCAATAATTGCTTCCCATTCAAATGCAAGAAGTCTTTGTGACCATGTAAGAAATTTAACTGATGAGCAGATTAAAGCAGTAGCAGAAACTGGTGGATTAGTAGGAGCTGTTGCATATAAAGGATTTGTAGATTTGGCTAAAGAAAAACAAACAATAGAAAGATATGTTGATCATATAGACCATATGGTATCATTAGTTGGAGTGAAACATGTTGGAATAGGATTTGATTTCTGTGAATATCTTCATGCTAACAGAACTGGAAAAGATATGAATCCAAGTGGTTTAGAAGATGCTTCTTATGCACAGAATGTTATAGAAGAACTAAGAAAAAGAGATTATTCAGAGGAAGATATAAGAAAAATAGCATATGAAAATTTTATGAGGATAATAGAAGTAACTTTGGAAAAATAA
- a CDS encoding zinc-ribbon domain-containing protein, giving the protein MSFLKNFGVKSADYKLGEVHFKCVGCTSNKTRFHRLQNIFVLFSFPIYKFKVDHVIHCQKCNSLYEIKNDSAIQVYRKKAASYDDIESILIERGICPYCDTPYRQAPSCCPNCGKEL; this is encoded by the coding sequence ATGAGTTTTTTAAAAAATTTTGGAGTCAAAAGTGCTGACTACAAATTAGGTGAAGTCCATTTTAAATGTGTAGGATGTACTAGTAATAAAACCAGATTTCACAGACTTCAAAATATATTTGTTTTATTTTCTTTTCCTATCTATAAATTTAAAGTTGACCATGTTATACATTGTCAAAAATGCAACAGTCTATATGAAATTAAAAATGACTCTGCAATACAGGTTTATAGGAAGAAAGCTGCCAGTTATGATGATATTGAATCTATTTTAATAGAAAGAGGAATCTGTCCATATTGTGATACACCTTATAGACAAGCCCCATCTTGCTGCCCAAATTGCGGCAAAGAGCTTTAA
- a CDS encoding LysE family transporter — protein sequence MDLTFFKGMITGLILSLPFGPVGIYCMEKTLVEGQKEGYVSSLGMVTVDVIYGLTALLFINKIENVIIKYEYFLEIGISIFLLVVGLKKMSRKIKVKKIELDPVGIIQNYFTTFAVALANVSSIFTIMVIFTTLRIFESEGHAVPFQVSCGIFAGGAAEWFFTTFLLSHWRRTITEENLIKISRISGGLIFIFGIITLFHSFNKIFF from the coding sequence TTGGATTTAACATTTTTCAAAGGAATGATTACTGGACTTATCCTATCACTTCCTTTTGGCCCAGTAGGGATTTATTGTATGGAAAAAACTTTAGTAGAAGGACAGAAAGAAGGATATGTATCTTCTCTTGGAATGGTTACTGTAGATGTCATCTATGGATTGACAGCACTTCTATTTATCAATAAAATAGAAAATGTCATTATAAAATATGAATATTTTCTCGAAATTGGTATAAGCATTTTTTTACTTGTTGTTGGTTTAAAAAAAATGAGCAGAAAAATAAAAGTAAAAAAAATAGAACTTGATCCTGTTGGGATTATCCAAAATTATTTCACTACATTTGCTGTAGCTTTAGCAAATGTTTCAAGTATCTTCACTATAATGGTTATTTTCACTACTTTGAGAATATTTGAATCTGAAGGACATGCTGTCCCTTTTCAAGTTTCTTGTGGTATATTTGCAGGAGGAGCTGCTGAGTGGTTCTTCACTACTTTTCTTCTTTCTCACTGGCGAAGGACAATTACTGAAGAAAATCTGATTAAGATATCAAGAATATCAGGTGGACTTATATTTATTTTTGGAATAATTACTTTATTCCATTCTTTTAATAAAATTTTCTTTTAA
- the mnmA gene encoding tRNA 2-thiouridine(34) synthase MnmA — protein MVFMNTINNEFSKYLQYDENNKNTTIAVAMSGGVDSSTVAYLLKKQGYNVFGVTMKTCKPEDSDAKKVCDDLGIPYYLLDVTKEFKEKVMDYFVDEYLKGKTPNPCMVCNKYIKLGLLIDFARSKGADFMATGHYTQMKDGVLSMGDDAGKDQVYFLSQMKKDNLKYLKFPIGNLEKPKVRELAQLLGVRVYAKKDSQEICFVEDGKLKEFLMEMSNGKAGKPGNIVDVNGKVLGKHKGLSFYTIGQRKGLGIALETPLYVIELDSKKNCVVVGPNEMLFKSSLIAESVNLISLDNIEGLNGIECWAKTRSRDQLHKCKLEVLSSGNIKVNFIDNQVRAVTPGQGVVFYDEDHKVLGSGFII, from the coding sequence GTGGTTTTTATGAATACAATAAACAATGAGTTTTCAAAATACCTTCAATATGATGAAAACAATAAAAATACAACAATAGCAGTAGCTATGAGTGGAGGCGTTGACAGTTCTACTGTTGCCTATTTGTTAAAAAAGCAAGGTTACAATGTTTTTGGTGTTACAATGAAGACTTGTAAACCTGAAGATTCTGATGCTAAAAAAGTATGTGACGATTTAGGAATTCCATATTATCTTTTAGATGTAACTAAAGAATTTAAAGAAAAAGTAATGGACTATTTTGTAGATGAATACCTAAAAGGAAAAACTCCAAATCCATGTATGGTTTGTAATAAATATATAAAATTAGGATTGCTCATAGATTTTGCTCGTTCTAAAGGAGCAGATTTTATGGCAACTGGACATTATACTCAAATGAAGGATGGAGTTCTGTCTATGGGTGATGACGCTGGTAAAGATCAGGTATATTTCCTTTCTCAAATGAAAAAAGATAATTTAAAATATTTAAAATTTCCCATTGGAAATCTTGAAAAACCAAAAGTTAGAGAATTGGCTCAGCTTTTAGGAGTAAGAGTTTATGCTAAAAAAGATTCTCAGGAAATATGTTTTGTTGAAGATGGCAAACTTAAAGAATTTCTTATGGAAATGAGTAATGGAAAAGCTGGAAAACCAGGAAATATAGTTGATGTAAATGGAAAAGTACTTGGAAAACATAAAGGACTTTCTTTTTATACAATTGGTCAGAGAAAAGGACTGGGAATAGCTCTGGAAACTCCTCTTTATGTTATTGAATTAGACAGTAAAAAAAATTGTGTAGTAGTTGGTCCAAATGAAATGCTTTTCAAAAGCAGTCTTATTGCTGAAAGTGTCAATTTAATATCTCTTGATAATATAGAAGGGTTAAATGGAATAGAATGCTGGGCAAAGACACGTTCAAGAGATCAGCTTCACAAATGTAAACTTGAAGTACTTTCTAGTGGAAATATTAAAGTTAATTTTATAGACAATCAAGTAAGAGCTGTAACTCCTGGACAGGGAGTGGTTTTTTATGATGAAGATCACAAAGTCCTTGGAAGCGGATTTATAATATAA
- a CDS encoding EFR1 family ferrodoxin (N-terminal region resembles flavodoxins. C-terminal ferrodoxin region binds two 4Fe-4S clusters.), protein MVIKNVHLFYFSPTYTTKKIVKAIADGIGAGFIEHDLTFSFESEEEFYLQKDEIAIVGVPVYGGRTPIITRNMLKKIHGDNSLAVAVAVYGNRDYDDALLELKDILSENGFSVIAGGAFIGEHSYTRKVAARRPDDEDIAKAVSFGKNIRVKIDSDTYTKNIDIKGNFPYKADMPVRVFSPMANKNCIYCRKCYLVCPVGAIDKKDPELVDVEKCIHCYACVKICTFNGREIPGNPLKDIVNFLETKCSERKEPEIFI, encoded by the coding sequence ATGGTTATCAAAAATGTTCATCTCTTTTATTTCAGCCCTACTTATACTACTAAAAAAATAGTAAAAGCTATTGCTGATGGTATAGGTGCTGGTTTCATAGAACATGATCTTACTTTTTCATTTGAGAGTGAAGAAGAATTCTATCTTCAAAAAGATGAGATCGCCATTGTAGGAGTCCCAGTATATGGTGGGAGAACTCCCATTATTACAAGAAATATGCTAAAAAAGATACATGGAGATAATAGTTTAGCTGTGGCTGTAGCTGTTTATGGCAACAGAGATTATGATGATGCTTTACTGGAATTAAAAGATATTCTTTCAGAAAATGGTTTTTCAGTAATTGCAGGTGGAGCATTTATTGGAGAACATTCTTATACTAGAAAAGTTGCTGCAAGAAGACCTGATGATGAAGATATTGCTAAAGCTGTATCTTTTGGTAAAAATATCAGAGTTAAAATAGATTCTGATACTTATACAAAAAATATAGATATTAAAGGTAACTTCCCATATAAAGCTGATATGCCAGTAAGAGTATTTTCTCCTATGGCAAATAAAAACTGCATCTACTGCAGAAAATGTTACTTGGTATGTCCTGTAGGAGCTATAGATAAAAAAGATCCAGAATTGGTTGATGTAGAAAAATGTATTCACTGTTATGCTTGTGTTAAAATATGTACTTTCAATGGAAGAGAAATTCCTGGTAATCCTCTTAAGGATATTGTTAATTTTCTTGAAACAAAATGCAGTGAAAGAAAAGAGCCAGAAATATTCATTTAA
- the hcp gene encoding hydroxylamine reductase, with translation MCNEMFCFQCQETMKGTGCTIAGVCGKKPATASLQDLLIYTLKGVAAYSSQLRKVSNSDQLLKATDKYLINSLFITITNANFDNEAIINEIKHGLKLRSEVKNALIKKGAALDPKFENTQLTTWSYTSDEELMKFSKHHDIGVLRTDNEDVRSLRELLTYGLKGMAAYAEHAMNLNKTNEEIFIFMEKALLATLDDSLSGDELTALVLDCGAFGVKTMALLDEANTSAFGNPEITKVNIGVGTRPGILISGHDLNDLEQLLEQSKDSGVDIYSHSEMLPGHYYPKLKKYSHFFGNYGNAWWKQKEEFETFNGPVVFTTNCIVPPLEKATYNDRIFTTNAAGFPGWKRIPVGANGKKDFSEVIALAKTCKAPTEIEKGEIVGGFAHNQVFALADKVVEAIKSGAIKRFIVMGGCDGRMPNRNYYTDFAKALPKDTVILTAGCAKYKYNKLPLGDINGIPRVLDAGQCNDSYSLAVIALKLKEIFGLDDINKLPIVYNIAWYEQKAVIVLLALLSLGVKNIHVGPTLPAFLSPNVLNVLVNTFGLAGISDVENDLVKFGLK, from the coding sequence ATGTGTAATGAAATGTTTTGTTTTCAATGTCAAGAAACAATGAAAGGAACTGGATGTACAATAGCTGGGGTATGTGGTAAAAAACCTGCCACTGCATCTCTTCAAGATTTATTGATTTATACTTTAAAGGGGGTAGCTGCATATAGTTCTCAGTTGAGAAAAGTTTCTAACTCAGATCAATTATTAAAAGCTACAGATAAATATCTTATAAATTCTTTATTTATAACTATTACAAATGCAAATTTTGACAATGAAGCTATCATCAATGAAATTAAACATGGATTAAAATTAAGGAGTGAAGTAAAAAATGCTCTTATAAAAAAAGGTGCTGCTTTAGATCCAAAATTTGAAAATACTCAGCTTACTACATGGTCTTATACATCAGATGAAGAATTAATGAAATTTTCTAAACATCACGACATTGGAGTGCTCAGAACAGACAATGAAGATGTGAGGTCTTTAAGAGAATTACTGACTTATGGATTAAAAGGTATGGCTGCTTATGCAGAACATGCAATGAATCTTAATAAAACTAATGAAGAAATATTTATATTCATGGAAAAAGCTCTTTTAGCAACCTTAGATGACTCTCTTTCTGGAGATGAATTAACAGCTTTAGTTCTTGACTGTGGAGCATTTGGAGTAAAAACAATGGCCCTTCTTGATGAGGCTAACACTTCAGCATTTGGAAACCCTGAAATAACAAAAGTAAATATTGGAGTAGGTACTAGACCTGGTATACTGATCAGTGGACATGATCTTAATGATTTAGAACAATTACTTGAACAAAGTAAAGACAGCGGAGTAGATATTTATTCTCACTCTGAAATGCTTCCAGGACATTATTATCCAAAATTAAAAAAATATTCTCATTTCTTTGGTAATTATGGAAATGCATGGTGGAAACAAAAAGAGGAATTTGAAACTTTCAATGGACCAGTTGTATTTACAACTAACTGTATAGTTCCTCCATTAGAAAAAGCAACATATAATGATAGAATATTTACTACAAATGCTGCTGGATTCCCAGGTTGGAAAAGAATTCCTGTTGGAGCAAATGGAAAAAAAGATTTCTCAGAAGTTATAGCACTTGCTAAAACTTGCAAAGCTCCTACTGAAATAGAAAAAGGTGAAATTGTTGGTGGATTTGCACATAATCAAGTATTTGCTTTAGCTGATAAAGTAGTAGAAGCTATAAAATCTGGAGCTATCAAAAGATTTATAGTTATGGGTGGATGTGATGGAAGAATGCCTAACAGAAACTACTATACTGATTTTGCAAAAGCTCTTCCTAAAGATACTGTTATTCTTACTGCTGGATGTGCAAAATATAAATATAATAAACTTCCTTTAGGTGATATAAATGGTATTCCTAGAGTACTTGACGCTGGACAATGTAATGACTCTTATTCATTAGCTGTTATAGCTTTGAAATTAAAAGAAATATTTGGACTTGATGATATCAACAAACTTCCAATAGTATATAATATTGCATGGTATGAACAAAAAGCTGTAATTGTGCTTCTTGCTCTATTATCTCTTGGAGTAAAAAATATTCATGTTGGTCCTACTCTTCCAGCATTCCTTTCTCCTAATGTACTGAATGTATTAGTAAATACTTTTGGACTTGCAGGAATATCTGATGTAGAAAATGATTTAGTAAAATTTGGTCTTAAATAA
- a CDS encoding flavocytochrome c, whose amino-acid sequence MRKKLLCLLSALTIMISSVASAKTIEGVGAGYKGEIKVNVTYEGNEIKGVEILKHEETAFTKKAMEQVTKEIVENQSVEVDNVAGATYTSEGIKEAVGAAVTQAGIKLVSKAPAKKADAILTDISTDIVVVGGGGAGLTAAIAAKEKGANVILLEKMAMLGGNTNYATGGINAANTSLQKKLGIEDSEELFYNDTMKGGKNKNNPELLKKMTEESKHIIDWLISKGTDLTEVSFSGGQSVKRIHRPTGGKAVGPVVVAALSDTADKLGIEIRTESEVTKLIKTGDKVTGVEVKHKGQTYIISAKAIVMATGGFGANPAMIEEYNPALKGFGSTNSPAITGEGIKMAKAVGADLVDMPEIQTHPTVVHNNTAMITESVRGEGAILINRDGKRFINELETRDVVSKAELAQKGASAFLVFDQGTRENLSAINGYVKQGFAVEASTLEELAGKVGIEPKTFVETITTYNGYVKAGEDKDFGKKGLPRELVKAPFYAIEVSPAIHHTMGGVRINTDTQVLTPEGKVIPGLYAAGEITGGVHGGNRIGGNAVTDITVFGKIAGENAADFVKNSK is encoded by the coding sequence ATGAGAAAAAAACTGTTATGCTTATTGTCTGCCTTAACTATCATGATCTCTTCTGTAGCTAGTGCAAAGACTATTGAAGGGGTTGGAGCAGGTTATAAGGGAGAAATTAAAGTTAATGTTACTTATGAGGGAAATGAGATTAAAGGGGTAGAAATACTTAAACATGAGGAAACTGCTTTCACTAAAAAAGCTATGGAGCAGGTTACTAAAGAAATCGTGGAAAATCAAAGTGTAGAAGTTGATAATGTAGCTGGAGCTACTTACACTTCTGAAGGAATAAAAGAAGCTGTTGGTGCTGCTGTAACTCAAGCTGGTATTAAATTAGTAAGCAAAGCGCCTGCTAAAAAAGCTGATGCAATTCTTACTGATATCTCTACTGACATTGTTGTAGTTGGAGGAGGGGGAGCTGGACTTACTGCTGCTATTGCTGCAAAAGAAAAGGGAGCTAATGTTATCCTTCTTGAAAAAATGGCTATGTTAGGTGGAAATACTAACTATGCAACTGGTGGTATAAATGCTGCTAATACTTCTCTTCAAAAGAAATTAGGTATTGAAGATTCAGAAGAGCTTTTCTATAATGATACTATGAAAGGTGGAAAAAATAAAAACAATCCTGAGCTTCTTAAAAAAATGACTGAAGAATCTAAACATATTATTGACTGGCTTATTTCAAAAGGAACTGATCTTACAGAAGTTTCTTTCTCTGGGGGTCAAAGTGTAAAAAGAATTCATAGACCTACTGGTGGAAAAGCTGTTGGTCCTGTTGTTGTAGCTGCTCTTAGCGATACTGCTGATAAATTAGGAATTGAAATCAGAACTGAAAGTGAAGTTACTAAATTAATAAAAACTGGTGACAAAGTTACTGGTGTAGAAGTTAAACACAAAGGACAAACTTACATTATTTCTGCTAAAGCTATAGTTATGGCTACTGGTGGATTTGGTGCTAACCCTGCTATGATAGAGGAATATAATCCTGCTCTTAAAGGATTTGGTTCTACTAACAGCCCTGCTATTACTGGTGAAGGTATCAAAATGGCTAAAGCTGTTGGTGCTGACCTTGTAGATATGCCTGAAATTCAAACTCACCCTACAGTAGTTCATAACAATACTGCTATGATTACTGAAAGTGTAAGAGGAGAAGGGGCTATCTTAATCAACAGAGATGGTAAAAGATTTATCAATGAACTTGAAACTAGAGATGTTGTTTCTAAAGCTGAACTTGCTCAAAAAGGTGCAAGTGCTTTCCTTGTATTTGATCAAGGTACAAGAGAAAATCTTTCTGCTATAAATGGATATGTTAAACAAGGATTTGCAGTTGAAGCTTCTACTTTAGAAGAATTAGCTGGAAAAGTAGGAATAGAACCTAAAACTTTTGTTGAAACTATTACAACTTATAATGGATATGTAAAAGCTGGTGAAGATAAAGATTTTGGTAAGAAAGGACTTCCTAGAGAATTAGTAAAAGCTCCATTCTATGCTATTGAAGTATCTCCTGCTATTCATCATACTATGGGAGGAGTTCGTATCAATACTGATACTCAAGTTCTTACTCCTGAAGGAAAAGTTATTCCTGGACTGTATGCTGCTGGTGAAATCACTGGTGGAGTACATGGAGGTAACAGAATTGGTGGGAATGCTGTAACTGATATTACTGTTTTTGGTAAAATAGCTGGAGAAAATGCAGCTGATTTTGTTAAAAATTCTAAATAA